CGGGGGTGCTTAAAGCTGAGAAGAGCTATTGCTCTAACCCTTTGAACCTGATACCAGATAATACTGGCGGAGGTAAGTAGGTACATAACTTCTAAAGTTATTTTATGTTCTGCTTTTCTTTAAGCAGTTTTTTATTTCAAATTTTAGAAATTATTCACTTTAAAGGTGTACCGTTATGGTATACCTTTTATTTTTATAAAATTAGGAGGAATTCTAAATGAAAAAAGTTTTAACTATTGCCGGTTCTGACAGCTGTGGTGGAGCAGGTATTCAAGCAGATTTAAAAACTATGAGTGCTTTAGGGGTTTATGGCATGAGCGTAATCACCGCTGTAACTTGTCAAAATACTAAGGGCGTATTTGATGTACAAGAAATAAATAATAATATAGTACATTCTCAAATAAAATGTATATTTGATGATATTGAAGTGGATGCAGTGAAAATTGGCATGGTTTCCAATAGTGAAATCATAAAAACCATAAGAGAACTACTAATAGAATATAAAGCTAAAAACATAGTTGTAGATCCCGTTATGATATCCAAAAGTGGATATTTCCTACTTAAACCTGATGCAATAAACGAGCTTAAAAATTTAATTTCTATAGCTCATATAGTAACTCCAAATATTCCGGAAGCTGAAGCTTTAACTGGTTTTAAAATAGAAAATGAAGAACATATGAAAAAAGCAGCCTCTGAAATTTCAAAACTGGGTCCTAAGTGGGTACTTATAAAGGGCGGTCATAGATACAATGATGCAAACGATATTTTATACACAGGAGAAAAATTTATAAAAATATCGGGAAAAAGAATCCAAACTAATAATACTCATGGTACAGGCTGCACTTTATCTTCTGCTATAGCATCGCATCTAGCAAAAGGCTTAAATATTGAAGAATCTGTAATAGAGTCTAAAAATTATATCACAAAAGCTATAGAAAATTCCTTTTCCATTGGCCAAGGTGTAGGTCCTTTAGGCCATTTTGTTGAACTTTACAAACAATCTGGCGTGCGTTATGAATAAAAAACTACTTAGCTTTTTTTTAAAGTAGTGTAAAAAACTTTACATTAACATCTAAAGAAAGGGGAATGAAAAAATGAAAAATCATTTATTTAACGTTATATCAAAGGTTAGAAATACCACTCCATTAGTACATGCTATAACAAATTACGTAACTATAAATGATTGTGCTAATATACTACTTGCTTTTGGCGCTTCTCCTGCCATGGTAGAAGCCTACGATGAAAGCTATGACTTTTCTAAAATTTCATCTTGTCTATACTTAAACTTAGGAAGTCTACCAAAGGAACAAGAAATAGCCATGATTATGGCTGCAACTTCAGCAAAAAACAATAATGTACCTGTAGTATTAGATCCTGTAGCCTGTGGTGCTATTCCAAGGAAATTAGATGTTATTAATAAACTAATAGAATTAGGTAGAATAGACGTTATTAAAGGTAATGCAGGAGAAATAAAATTTTTATCTGGACTATCCTCTAAAACTAGAGGTGTAGATTCTATAGATGATGGCGAGGGATTAGTAGAAGCTTGTAAAACTTTAGCTAAAAAATATAATTGCATAATTGCCGCTACTGGCCAAATAGATGTAGTATCTGACGGTACTAAAACTGCATTAATAAAAAATGGAGTACAGTTATTCACTAAAATTACTGGTGCTGGCTGCATGCTAGGTGCTTTATGTGCAGGAGCTTGTGGTGCTGAAAATGATAAGTTCACTGCTGTATGTGCTGCCATAGCTTGGATGAATATAGCAGGAGAAAAAGCATTTCATGAAACAAAGCTTCCTGCTTCCTTTAAAGTCAAGTTAATAGATTACATTTATGGCTTAACTGAACAAGAATTTAAAGATAACCTAGATATAAAATTACTATAGTGGACTTGGAAATTTAGATTAAAAACAAAAATTTTACAACAGGGGGTATTAAAATTGAGTATAGACTATAAAATTTATTTGGTTACGGATAGAAGATTTTTAAAGAATATATCTTTAAAAGAAGCCGTAGAAGAATCCATAAAGGGAGGAGCGAGTATAATACAAATTAGAGAAAAAGAAGCAACTACTAGAGAATTTTTCAATATAGCTAGTGAAATTCATGACATAACTAAATATTATAATGTACCTCTTATAATCAATGACAGAATAGATATAGCTCAAGCAATAAAAGCTGAAGGGGTTCATTTAGGCCAAGACGATATGCCTATAGAATATGCAAGAAAAATATTAGGAGAAGACATAATAATAGGTATATCCTGTGGCAATGTATATGAAGCTTTGGAAGCTCAAAACAAAGGAGCAAATTATTTAGGCCTTGGCGCTGTGTTTTCCACAAATACTAAAAAAGATATAGATATACCTATAGGCTTAAATGGACTAAAAGAAATAACTTCAAAAATTCATATTCCTTCTGTAGCTATAGGTGGAGTCAATCACTCTAATGCAAAGTCAGTTATGGAAACTGGTGTAAGTGGTCTTTCTGTAATATCTTGCATTCTTGGAAGCAATAATATAAAAAAAGCTACTGAAGAACTTAAGAAAATTATGACTTTGTCATAATTTTTAGTGGGCTAGTTGGCCAGTGGGCTAGAGGGCTAGTAAAGGATTATTTTCCTTCGCTATGGAAAATCTTTAATTTATAAAATAAAAATATAAAATTTGAAATTTACAGATAGGTAATAGGTAAGAGCTAAGAAGTAATAGTTGTGGTGAAAATCCAGCTTTGCTGAATTTTTTAAAGAAACTCTTACCTTTTACCTATTGGTTCTTACTTCTTACTTTTTACTTCTTACCTTCTCCACTAGTAGGCCATCTCTCCCATAAGTAATGTACGTATAAACGGAAAAATCTGTCTTTAAAGTATTAAAACAACTTTGTTGCTTCCTCTCCCGTCATACAGATTACCTTTTCTCCCAATAAGTGAGTTTCAAACAAGTTAGAATGATACTTATCAACTCTGTTTTCTATAAACAAATATCCCTGCTACTCAAAATATGGTCAAATGTATCCATATTGAGATTTTTACTGCTTCAACGTACTCTGCCTTGCCTAAGCTACTACAGTTTGTATAGAACTCCACAGTCGTTAATTCCCCAAATAGCCTTGGGTACACATATAAGTGCTTGTTTAATTAAGCTATCTTATATTCTTTAGCATTGGCTAAATTTATTGAAGCATTTAAATCTCTATCAATAGAAAGCCCACAACTGCATTTGTAAACTCTATCAGATAGTTTTAAATCTTTCTTATATGCTCCACAACAGCTACACATTTTACTACTTGGATAAAATCTATCAACTATTCTTATCTCAATGCCATTTTGTTTAGCTTTTGAAATAAGTTTAATTCTAAATTCATAAAACTTTTGCCCAGCAATTGCCTTAGCTAAATGCCTATTCTTCATCATTCCACTTACATTTAAATCTTCAATAGTTATAAACAGAACTCTTAGCTTCAGATGGAGTTTTTACTCCATCTGAAGGTTAGAGATCGTTATCCAGTGACGTAGCTGCCGTTATCTCCCACTTTGTTAGAAGTGGGAGTGTTACGGCAGGTAGTCATCGGATAAAACTTGGTTTTTGTTTTATTAACTCATTCACTGTTTTATTTATGTAATCAGTTCTTATATTTGTAAGTCTTTGATGAAGTTTTTGTACCTTGACTATTTGTTTTTGGATATTTTGACGAGTAGCTTCTCCTTTCTCTTTTTTATTTCTTAATTTTAAACTTTCATATTTCCTTGAAAGCTTTCTTTGCTCACGTTTTAGTTTCTTTTCTGCTTTTTGACTTACTGTACCACTTTTAACCATAGAGTTAACTGGAATGTATCCAAATTCTTTTAATCTAACCCAACCTAAAGTTGGAACTTTAACTCTATGTCTTTCAATAGTCCAATCTGTTTTATTATTCTTTGGAAAGTAAGCTTTAACATCTTGATTTTTCTTTTTCTTAAATTTAGGAAAACTTGCTTTACCATCAAAAAACTTTTTAAAAGCTTTTTCTCCATTCATAATGGCTTGTTTAGTAGCTTTGGAAGACACTTCTTTAATCCAAGCTTTGTCAGGATGATTAGGAATATATTTGTTATTAAGCCATTTAGAAAAATCCATACCACTAATAAATTTTTTCTCTTTTTCGTAAACTTTTTTATTATGAGCAATATAAAAATTGTATATGAACCTACTTACACCAATAGTTTTATGAATTTTAGTTATCTGTTCTTCTGTTGGCTTAATTTCTATTTTGTATGCTTTTTTCAACTTCTTCATCTTCCTTTATCTTTTTCTTATATTTTCTTTGTATTGCTCATAAGTATAATATCTCCTATTTGTTGGTGTTCTAAATGCTTTTAATATTCCTTAGTTATCCCTCTTTGTAATGTTCTAACTGATACATTAATTAATTCTGCAAATTCATTTGGTTTATAATTATTATTTTTCAAATGTACTCACTTCCTTTTCATAAGTACATTTTACTATATTTAATTACTTTTATTTATATTTTAAATAACTAAAGATATCTCCTTCAGCAAATGAAGAGAACTTTCTAAGCTTTTATCCTTTGCTACATGTTCCTTAGTTAACATAAACTTATCTTCCCCTTTTTATTCTGATTATGAAATTAGCCTACTCTTTTAAGTATTACTATTTCTTTCATGTTCTACATTTCCACCATATTCTAAAATTTTTCATAATGTGGTACAGCAAAATTTTTCATTTAAATTATATCAATATATATTACAGTGCATTAGTATGCAATATTCTTAGTTTTAGGCATAATTACAATTTTATGCACCCATAAACTAAAATTGTACTTTCTTCTGAAACTCAAAAACTATAACATATGTAATAAAACTTTGTACAACTAAAAAATAACTATTATATTAAGTTTGTCGTGTTATAATTTTAATTAAGATAATATCATTTAACTATAATAAAGAAAGCTGGTTATAGACATGAGTGAAAAAAGAAATTTAGAGAGCATAAGAATTTTCTATGTATGGCTACTGATTACAAACATTGTTTGTAATATAGTTTTTTATTTAAATATCAAAGGAATTAATATGGAAATGTTTGAAGTATTAAAGATAAGTGCCATCAATGGCTTTAGCTTTATGTCACTGTTATTTTTATCTGTAGTTATTATTTCTACTAAAAACCTTAATATCAACAAGGATATTCAAGAAAAAACTAATAATAAAATAAAACCTTTATATTTTATTAATGTGTTTTTTATAACATATATTTTAGTAGCTTGTTTTGTAATAAAAAATAGAGATATAATATTATCCTCTATAGTAATGGAAATAATATTTATAGGAATATTTATGTTAACTAAAAATATATTAATGCTAGGCTTAAATAGTAGACAGCTTCAATGGAAAAAAGCCTGGGAAGTTCCTGAAAAAGAACCTAAAGAAAGTAGTATTCTATGGAGATTTAAGCCCTGGTTCACTCCTCATGTAAATGTTCCTTTTAAAAACAGATGGAAAGGCACCTCTAGGCTACTATATGATTTAGCCTTACTATATGCTATTTATATAACTAAAGCCCAATTAATTTCATTTATATTTGTATTTTTACTTTTACCTGATTTATTATCCTGGCTAGAAGGATTTTTAGGACTACAAACTTCATTAAGCGGAATATGTACAGGCATAACTGAACATCATGGAAAATCTAGTAGCTCCATATATCATAAAGTCTATGTTACTGATTATGAAAAAGAAAGAGAAATAACCTTTATTGTAGATGGTCCTTTATTTATAGATGAAGGCTCAAATATCACCGTAATTCACGGAATATTTTCTAAAAGAGTATTGTATGTAGAAGGCCTACGGTTAAACATAAGATAATTGTGACACAATACTTTGAAGAAAAATCTAATTTTAATTCCGTAATAAATGTGTAATTTGGGACTGTTCACGATACGCCAAGAACTTCTAAATGTCTCACAGTTAAAGCCCCTAAAGCTTTCAAACTCACTCGTTCCTCGTTCAAACATGAAAGCTTCTTAACGGGTCTTTAACTGTGAGACATAAGAAGTTCTAAGGCTAGTTCAATAGTCCCAAATTCCACATTTATTACTACATTAAAATCATATTTTTAGTTTAATATGTATGTGGTTTGAGAGGAGAAGCCTACTAAAGGATGATTTTCCTCCTCTTCGCTATAGAAAATCTTTAATTTATAAAAAAACGCTCATAATATTTTTTAGGCGTAGCCTTTCGTTTAATCTACAATATTATTTTTATTAATTGTGAGATAGAATTATTAACTTTGATTATATACTAATGAATAATTGATTATGAAAATACATTAATATGTAAGAGTTAATATATTTTGCCGTGAGGCATTGGTTTGTATAAATCTTAATCATTTCTATGTATTTAGGTTGGCTATCGCCAATAAAAGATTTTTAAAGCGCTAAAAGAAAAAGCTATAACTATTCCATTTAATGAAATAGTTATAGCTTTTTTGCTATCCCATTTATTTAATTAAAGATTTTCCGTAACATAGTGGAGGAAAATCCTCCTTCAGTAGGCTGTCTCCCCCATAAGTAATGTACGTATGAACCGAAAAATCTGTCTTTAAGGTAACAATAAATATATTTTTTTAGACTATTGAGCTAGCCTTAGAAATTCTTTGTTTTCAAATATCAATACCCGTTAAGAAGCTTTCATGTTTGAGCGCCGTTAGAAGCGAGTTTGAAAGCTTTAGGGTATTGATATTTGAAGACATTAGAATTTCTTGGCGTATTGCGAGCAGTCTTAAAAAATATATTTATTGTGGACTTAAAGACAGATTTTTCTTATGGCACTTGCTTCGTAATCTATTCTTTTTCTCTAGTATATACTGTTTTTCCACCTAAAATTGTAGTTTCTACTTTCACATCTTTAATATGCTCCTCTTCTACATTAAAAATATCCTCTTCTAAAACAACTATATCTGCAAATTTACCTGGAGTTATAGAACCTTTAATATTTTCCTCAAAAGAGGCATAAGCTCCTCCCATAGTAAATCCATATACAGCTTCATAAACAGATAACTTTTGTTCTGGGAGCCAACCTCCTTTTGGATATCCATTTAAATCTTTTCTTGTAACTGCAGAATATACATTAGGAAGCACATCGAAAGCCTCTATAGGGCAATCGGAACCAAATGTTAAATGTATATCATTATCTAGCATAGTCTTCCAATTATAAGTATATTTAGCCTTGGTCTTTCCTATTCTCTCCTCTACTACATGAAGATCATAATTTAAAAATATAGGTTGTACATTGGCTATAACATCTAATTCTTTAAATTTATTAATTAAAACTTCATCAGTTATTTGTGCATGGATTATAGTGTGTCTAGCATTCTTTCTTGGATATAGCTTTTGTGCCTTTTCAATGCTGTCGAAAACCATATACATAGCTTTATCTCCTATACAATGAGTAGATATCTGCATTCCTTCTTTATGAGCAGTTATTATTAATTCATCTAGTTCATCTTGACTATAGGCAATCATTCCAAAAGTAGAGGGTTTATCCTTATAGGAATACGATAAATAAGCAGTTCTTGCCCCTAAAGATCCATCGCATATTAATTTTAAAGGTCCCAATTTAAAGTTTTTATCTCCCTTTTCATTATGCCAACCTTCATTTAAAAAATCTTCTAATATATCCATATCGGCAAGTCTACACTGCTGATTTATTCTTACTTTTAGTCTACCTTCATCTATAAGCTCCCTATAAGCCTTAATTATCTTTTTATAATCTCTGCTTGGAAGATACGCAAAATCATCAGAAAAAACTGTAGTTATTCCTTGCTCAGAGGCTTTTGCTGCTGCCTCTTCTATCATATCTTTAAGTTCCTCTAAGTCTGGTTCATTTACAGCATTATCCGCAAGCCAAACAGCATTTTCTGTAAGTACCCCTGTTGGAATGCCTTGGTTATCTATCTCCACCTTACCACCTTGCACTTTAGGTATATTACCACGTTTTATGCCTAGTACTTCTAAAGCCTTACTATTTACCGAATAAACATGATAGCAAGCCCTTATTAAACTTATAGGATGCTCTTTAGATATTTTATCTAAATCCTCTCTATTCAAAAATCTTTTTTCTTTAAAATTTTCATGATTCCAATTAGTGCCTAGTACCCAATGCCCTTTAGGAATATTTCTTTCTTTTATAAATTTCTTAGTTTTTCCTATTACTTCATCTATAGAATATGCATCTCTTAAGTCTACCTTTTGTAAACTACTAGCATACCCCAATAAATGCATGTGGCTATCTGTAAAGCCTGGAAGAACCAGTTTACCTTTTAAATCTACCAATCTTGTATTATCATTTTTTAAACTAAGCACATCTTCATTATCTCCCACTGCATATATCTTATCTCCCCTTATGGCCACAGCTTCGCATCTTATATTTTCTTCATCCATGGTAACTACTTTACCATTAAACAATATTAAATCCATGTAAATCCTCCATTTTAATATAATATTTTAAAGTCTTATTATATATATTCATTACATAGTACTAAAAATACACTAGATGTCCAAGTAAACGCTGTATCTCTTAATCCTTCCCCTGTCAATGCATTAAAATTCTCTGCCATTCCATTTCTATTTGCCATATTACAAAATCTCTCAGCCACTTTTTGTGCTAATTCATATTCACCACATTCATTTAAAGCATATACTAAAATCATAGTTGAAGGTGCCCATATAGGTCCTCTCCAATATCCATCATCAATGTAATATTCACTATTTATTTTTTCTGTAGCAAGGCCAAACTCTGTTAAAAAATCACCTTCTTTTTTGATTTTTTCTAATAATTTATTTCTTATATCTTTATTTAATCTTTTACCTAAAATTAGGGGTACATATAATATTAAACTATCTGACTCTATATCTTCATGAGTGTAACTGTCTACTGCCACAAATCTATCTTTCCTCCAAAAATGCTTAATCATTTTATTTAAAAGTTCTTCTCCTCTTATTCTCCACTCACATGCCTCTTCCTTTTTTCCAAGTTTATTAGCTATTTTTTCTAAAACATCCATTTGAATTATTAAAAATGCACATAAATCCGGGCTTTCTACAGCCATACTTTCCTTAAAAATTGTAGCATTATCCCATCCTGAATCATTTCCATGGTTATATTGAGGTATTCCATCCCTATCATAATCTCTATATTTAAACCACCAATCTGTCCACTTGCATAAAGGCTCGTATACCTCCTTAATTCTTTCTTCTGTTATAAAATCACATCTATCCATCATCCATTTTAATGTCCAGCCATGTATAGGAGGCTTACAATAATTCCATAACGCATAGCTGTCATTAACGAAATCAGGAAATGTACCACTTTCATCCTGTACATCTATAAATGTCATAAACTGATCCCATGCTAATTTAGGATTATTCTTAACTAAAGCCATGGCATTAAAACAGTGATCCCAACTCCATATATTAGTCATCCAATTTTTAGACATATACATTGCAGGTCTTCTTAGAAGTCCTTCGGGATTTACCACGCAAGACCAAGTTATATAAGATGCTAAATTTTTACCTGCATTATATTCTTCTGGAACCTCCAATGTATTTTTTAACCATCTACTATAATCTTCTTCCACTGTTTTTAAGCAATTATTAAAATTACTCAAATCCCCCTTTTCTCTCCATACAGTGTGATAATCTTCTATAGAACACTCCATAACACCATTATTGGGTAATAAATCTATAACTATTTCTCCTGGATAATCTTCTAATTCTCTTCTTATTTTTATTTCTCCCATAATAGGATTTATAATAAATCTTATTTTTTTAGATGAACAATTTACTTCATATGCTTCTTTTTCAGCTTTTATTATGTCATCATAAGCTCTTTTTTTCATAACTAATCTAAGTACCATTCCTTCTGAATGAATCCTAATAGTATTAGCATTGGGCATGCAAAATTTCACATTACCTTCCTTAGAATTCAGTTTCATAAGGGTTTCGTAGCATTCTATTTTATAAGGAGTAATATTCTCATTATATACCGTTTCTATTCTAAATACTTCTCCTAAATCATCATCTCCACCTCTAATATTCCTTATGTAAAGTCCCTTTTTTATTTCACCATATTCTAAAGGTGAAATAACCAGA
The DNA window shown above is from Haloimpatiens massiliensis and carries:
- the thiD gene encoding bifunctional hydroxymethylpyrimidine kinase/phosphomethylpyrimidine kinase yields the protein MKKVLTIAGSDSCGGAGIQADLKTMSALGVYGMSVITAVTCQNTKGVFDVQEINNNIVHSQIKCIFDDIEVDAVKIGMVSNSEIIKTIRELLIEYKAKNIVVDPVMISKSGYFLLKPDAINELKNLISIAHIVTPNIPEAEALTGFKIENEEHMKKAASEISKLGPKWVLIKGGHRYNDANDILYTGEKFIKISGKRIQTNNTHGTGCTLSSAIASHLAKGLNIEESVIESKNYITKAIENSFSIGQGVGPLGHFVELYKQSGVRYE
- the thiM gene encoding hydroxyethylthiazole kinase, whose product is MKNHLFNVISKVRNTTPLVHAITNYVTINDCANILLAFGASPAMVEAYDESYDFSKISSCLYLNLGSLPKEQEIAMIMAATSAKNNNVPVVLDPVACGAIPRKLDVINKLIELGRIDVIKGNAGEIKFLSGLSSKTRGVDSIDDGEGLVEACKTLAKKYNCIIAATGQIDVVSDGTKTALIKNGVQLFTKITGAGCMLGALCAGACGAENDKFTAVCAAIAWMNIAGEKAFHETKLPASFKVKLIDYIYGLTEQEFKDNLDIKLL
- the thiE gene encoding thiamine phosphate synthase, with the translated sequence MSIDYKIYLVTDRRFLKNISLKEAVEESIKGGASIIQIREKEATTREFFNIASEIHDITKYYNVPLIINDRIDIAQAIKAEGVHLGQDDMPIEYARKILGEDIIIGISCGNVYEALEAQNKGANYLGLGAVFSTNTKKDIDIPIGLNGLKEITSKIHIPSVAIGGVNHSNAKSVMETGVSGLSVISCILGSNNIKKATEELKKIMTLS
- a CDS encoding amidohydrolase; its protein translation is MDLILFNGKVVTMDEENIRCEAVAIRGDKIYAVGDNEDVLSLKNDNTRLVDLKGKLVLPGFTDSHMHLLGYASSLQKVDLRDAYSIDEVIGKTKKFIKERNIPKGHWVLGTNWNHENFKEKRFLNREDLDKISKEHPISLIRACYHVYSVNSKALEVLGIKRGNIPKVQGGKVEIDNQGIPTGVLTENAVWLADNAVNEPDLEELKDMIEEAAAKASEQGITTVFSDDFAYLPSRDYKKIIKAYRELIDEGRLKVRINQQCRLADMDILEDFLNEGWHNEKGDKNFKLGPLKLICDGSLGARTAYLSYSYKDKPSTFGMIAYSQDELDELIITAHKEGMQISTHCIGDKAMYMVFDSIEKAQKLYPRKNARHTIIHAQITDEVLINKFKELDVIANVQPIFLNYDLHVVEERIGKTKAKYTYNWKTMLDNDIHLTFGSDCPIEAFDVLPNVYSAVTRKDLNGYPKGGWLPEQKLSVYEAVYGFTMGGAYASFEENIKGSITPGKFADIVVLEEDIFNVEEEHIKDVKVETTILGGKTVYTREKE
- a CDS encoding amylo-alpha-1,6-glucosidase, whose protein sequence is MKLNVFQVPFSRYGSYLVISPLEYGEIKKGLYIRNIRGGDDDLGEVFRIETVYNENITPYKIECYETLMKLNSKEGNVKFCMPNANTIRIHSEGMVLRLVMKKRAYDDIIKAEKEAYEVNCSSKKIRFIINPIMGEIKIRRELEDYPGEIVIDLLPNNGVMECSIEDYHTVWREKGDLSNFNNCLKTVEEDYSRWLKNTLEVPEEYNAGKNLASYITWSCVVNPEGLLRRPAMYMSKNWMTNIWSWDHCFNAMALVKNNPKLAWDQFMTFIDVQDESGTFPDFVNDSYALWNYCKPPIHGWTLKWMMDRCDFITEERIKEVYEPLCKWTDWWFKYRDYDRDGIPQYNHGNDSGWDNATIFKESMAVESPDLCAFLIIQMDVLEKIANKLGKKEEACEWRIRGEELLNKMIKHFWRKDRFVAVDSYTHEDIESDSLILYVPLILGKRLNKDIRNKLLEKIKKEGDFLTEFGLATEKINSEYYIDDGYWRGPIWAPSTMILVYALNECGEYELAQKVAERFCNMANRNGMAENFNALTGEGLRDTAFTWTSSVFLVLCNEYI